A portion of the Streptomyces sp. YPW6 genome contains these proteins:
- a CDS encoding type I polyketide synthase encodes MRDDRIAVIGTALRFPGADTPDAYWRDIRAGTSRVRRFTRAEFAAAGVPAAEYGRPGFSGASAPLADVDGFDAGFFGMSGREAELTDPQQRLFLECCFHALEDGGYAGGESLYAPDDHPSARDGSGRTGGGSGPSGRDAGGESLYAHGDSGHAGGADRCAGGEAPDARDGHGHPGGRYPDARGSRGSVRIGVYGSSGYRLYSLHSYLAHHLAAEAASGDWMTAKQVQVGNYTDFTATRAAFRLGLTGPALTVSTACSSALVSVHLACQALRAGDADLMLVGSAALHLPQVSGQVPVKGSTLSPTGTVRAFDADADGTVGGNGAAAVLLKPLERALADGDTVHAVILGSAVTNDGADKRGFAAPGVAGQRDAVLGALRAAGVDAASIGYVEAHGTGTLKGDPIEFAALTEAFRAHTDRTGFCALGSTKPAIGHLDSAAGLAGLIKAVEVLRHGIVPPLVNLARPNPALAVADSPFLLPVRERGWPLAGVRRAGVHSIGMGGTNAHVILEQAPETAPPRPAQPTAPVPALLPLSAADGPALRAYATALRDHLAGGARPAPADLLTTTALGRRLLPHRLVVTAADPVAGLEAFLSGAPAGDAYTTGVADAVKDPAPVFLFSGQGGGHPGMGAALAARFPVVAEALESCARVYAEETGRDDFLGRIVGGRGPARWDTAFAQPALFALQIAQARLWERLGITPARVAGHSVGAYAALCVAGALDTEDAMRLVCGRGRLMRERSAPGAMVSAFVPRARVRELLAAVPGLELAVVNGATHHVLGGPPEAVDAVRALLAARGEPYEVLAVDRAFHTALLDPALEEFRVLADKTEPRPLHTEFVDGIDGTVRPAGWRPDAAYLVAQARRTADFAAVLDALAPSPLLVELGPSAVLTGLVRRALPDAVCVPTRDWERAVAVLHCSGAAVDWAALLDGCGGRRVRLPTYPFQRRSHWRGPAPYAHPSPRSTEDRMTEQAVLDRVLELTERHLGHRPGEVSADRTFVGLGADSLQLIGMVRQLEAEFGTEIGMREILEEAGTPRLTAALIAGRRPSSAAPRPQADADFAASRGAALAGPADAALATPADSTLAAPVAADATPAVAQVTPVADEPGYATRAEVAALSEQIRQLAETQAAMVTQLSEAVALLTARTTGTDAR; translated from the coding sequence GCGGGGGTCCCGGCGGCGGAGTACGGCCGCCCGGGGTTCAGCGGGGCGAGCGCGCCCCTGGCGGATGTGGACGGTTTCGACGCCGGGTTCTTCGGGATGAGCGGGCGGGAGGCGGAGCTCACCGATCCGCAGCAGCGGCTGTTCCTGGAGTGCTGCTTCCACGCGCTGGAGGACGGGGGGTACGCGGGCGGCGAGAGCCTGTACGCGCCTGACGACCATCCGTCCGCGCGTGACGGGAGCGGTCGTACGGGCGGCGGGAGCGGTCCCTCGGGTCGTGACGCGGGCGGCGAGAGCCTGTACGCGCACGGCGACAGCGGACACGCGGGCGGCGCGGACCGTTGCGCGGGCGGTGAGGCTCCGGACGCACGGGACGGGCACGGTCACCCGGGCGGGAGGTACCCGGACGCACGGGGCTCGCGCGGTTCCGTGCGGATCGGGGTGTACGGCAGTTCCGGCTACCGCCTCTACTCGCTGCACAGCTATCTGGCCCACCACCTGGCGGCGGAGGCCGCCTCGGGCGACTGGATGACCGCCAAGCAGGTCCAGGTCGGCAACTACACCGACTTCACCGCCACCCGGGCCGCCTTCCGGCTCGGGCTGACCGGGCCCGCGCTCACCGTGTCCACGGCCTGCTCCAGCGCCCTGGTCTCGGTGCATCTGGCCTGCCAGGCGCTGCGCGCCGGGGACGCGGACCTGATGCTGGTGGGCTCCGCCGCCCTGCATCTGCCGCAGGTCAGCGGGCAGGTCCCGGTGAAGGGCTCCACGCTCTCCCCCACCGGCACGGTCCGGGCGTTCGACGCGGACGCGGACGGCACGGTCGGCGGGAACGGGGCCGCCGCCGTCCTCCTGAAGCCACTGGAACGGGCGCTGGCCGACGGCGACACCGTGCACGCGGTGATCCTCGGTTCGGCGGTCACCAACGACGGCGCGGACAAGCGCGGGTTCGCCGCCCCCGGGGTCGCCGGGCAGCGGGACGCGGTGCTCGGGGCGCTGCGCGCGGCGGGCGTGGACGCGGCGTCGATCGGCTATGTGGAGGCGCACGGTACGGGCACGCTGAAGGGCGACCCGATCGAATTCGCCGCCCTGACCGAGGCGTTCCGCGCGCACACGGACCGGACCGGGTTCTGCGCGCTCGGCTCGACGAAGCCGGCCATCGGCCATCTGGACAGTGCGGCGGGACTGGCGGGGCTGATCAAGGCCGTCGAGGTGCTGCGGCACGGCATCGTCCCGCCGCTGGTGAACCTCGCCCGGCCCAACCCGGCGCTGGCGGTGGCCGACAGCCCGTTCCTGCTGCCGGTACGGGAGCGGGGCTGGCCGCTGGCGGGGGTGCGGCGAGCCGGTGTGCACTCCATCGGGATGGGCGGTACGAACGCTCATGTGATCCTGGAACAGGCGCCGGAGACCGCGCCCCCGCGCCCCGCGCAGCCGACGGCTCCCGTGCCCGCGCTGCTGCCGCTGTCGGCCGCCGACGGGCCCGCGCTGCGGGCGTACGCCACGGCCCTGCGGGACCACTTGGCGGGCGGCGCGCGCCCCGCCCCCGCCGATCTGCTGACCACCACCGCGCTCGGGCGGCGGCTCCTGCCGCACCGGCTGGTGGTCACGGCCGCGGACCCGGTCGCCGGGCTGGAGGCGTTCCTGTCCGGAGCTCCGGCGGGCGACGCGTACACGACCGGGGTCGCGGACGCCGTAAAGGATCCTGCGCCGGTGTTCCTGTTCAGCGGGCAGGGCGGCGGCCACCCGGGCATGGGCGCCGCACTCGCCGCGCGCTTCCCGGTGGTGGCCGAGGCGCTGGAGTCCTGCGCCCGGGTGTACGCGGAGGAGACCGGCCGGGACGACTTCCTCGGCCGGATCGTCGGCGGGCGGGGGCCCGCACGGTGGGACACCGCCTTCGCCCAGCCCGCCCTGTTCGCCCTGCAGATCGCCCAGGCCCGGCTCTGGGAACGGCTCGGGATCACCCCCGCCCGGGTCGCCGGGCACAGCGTCGGCGCGTACGCGGCGCTCTGCGTCGCCGGGGCGCTGGACACCGAGGACGCGATGCGGCTCGTCTGCGGGCGCGGGCGGCTGATGCGGGAGAGGTCCGCGCCGGGCGCGATGGTCTCCGCCTTCGTCCCCCGGGCCCGGGTGCGGGAGCTGCTGGCCGCCGTCCCCGGTCTTGAGCTCGCCGTCGTCAACGGGGCCACGCACCACGTGCTGGGCGGCCCTCCGGAGGCGGTGGACGCGGTACGGGCGCTGCTGGCGGCGCGAGGTGAGCCGTACGAGGTGCTGGCCGTGGACCGGGCGTTCCACACCGCGCTGCTCGATCCGGCGCTGGAGGAGTTCCGCGTCCTGGCCGACAAGACGGAACCACGCCCGCTGCACACGGAGTTCGTCGACGGGATCGACGGCACGGTCCGCCCCGCCGGCTGGCGCCCGGACGCCGCGTACCTGGTCGCGCAGGCCCGTCGTACGGCCGATTTCGCCGCGGTGCTGGACGCGTTGGCCCCCTCGCCCCTGCTGGTGGAGCTGGGCCCGTCCGCCGTGCTGACGGGGCTGGTGCGCCGGGCGCTGCCGGACGCGGTCTGCGTACCGACCCGGGACTGGGAGCGGGCGGTGGCCGTGCTGCACTGCTCCGGGGCCGCGGTGGACTGGGCCGCGCTGCTCGACGGCTGCGGCGGCCGGCGCGTCCGGCTGCCCACGTACCCCTTCCAGCGGCGGTCCCACTGGCGGGGTCCCGCACCGTACGCCCACCCATCGCCACGCTCCACGGAGGACCGCATGACCGAACAGGCCGTACTGGACAGGGTGCTGGAGCTGACCGAGCGCCATCTCGGCCATCGGCCCGGCGAGGTCTCGGCCGACCGCACCTTCGTCGGACTCGGCGCGGACTCGCTCCAGCTCATCGGGATGGTGCGGCAGTTGGAGGCCGAGTTCGGCACGGAGATCGGCATGCGGGAGATCCTGGAGGAGGCGGGAACGCCTCGGCTGACGGCGGCGCTGATAGCCGGGCGGAGACCCTCCTCGGCGGCGCCCCGGCCCCAGGCTGACGCCGACTTCGCGGCATCACGGGGCGCCGCCCTCGCAGGCCCGGCGGACGCCGCCCTCGCGACTCCGGCAGACTCCACCCTCGCGGCTCCGGTGGCAGCCGACGCGACCCCGGCGGTGGCGCAGGTGACGCCGGTGGCCGACGAGCCCGGGTACGCCACCCGGGCCGAGGTCGCCGCCCTGTCCGAGCAGATACGTCAACTGGCCGAGACCCAGGCGGCGATGGTCACCCAGCTCTCCGAGGCCGTCGCCCTGCTCACCGCCCGCACCACCGGGACGGACGCGCGATGA